DNA sequence from the Arthrobacter sp. V1I9 genome:
GTTCACCGTTCGCGCGGCGTGCTTCCTCCGGCGTTGCCACCTGCTCGTTCATCTTGCGTTCAAGCTCGTGCAGCAGCCCCACTTGCGCTTCAAGGACGTCCAGTGGAAGCCGCGAACTGATGCGGATTCTGGGCAGGTTCAGGGACTCGTAGAGGGGTCCGCGCTGGTACCGTTCCAGCTCGATTTCCAACGCCGCGCGGCGGCTGGGAGGTTCGGCCCCGAGCAGCTGGTCGATGCCCACGTTGAGGGCCGCTGCCAGGTGCTGCAGCAGCCCGAGCTTGGGTTCCCGTTTGCCATTCTCGATCAGGCTCAGCTGGCTGGGCGCGGTCCCGACGGCGGCACTCAGGTCATCGAGCGTCAAGCCAGCCTGTTTGCGCAGATGACGTACGCGGCGCCCCAGCGAGATCACGTCCAGTTCCGCGGTGGCGGCGGACGGCGGCGGTTGCAGAACTTCCCTGTTCCAGCTTGAAGGCGACATTTCTGAAGGATACGCGAAGAAACGCACTTCTTTCCACACTTTTTATCTAGAAAGGCTGCTGCAAATGCAGAAAAGTGTTGTTCACGGAAAACGAAACACCGCACCGGGGACGCCGGCCGGGACTGCAAGGTAGCAGTTCCGGCCGGCAGCAAATCGCCGGAGCTCAATCAAGGAGATCAACGATGACTGCAGCATTTGAGCCGACCCAGCAGCCGTCCGGCCAGGACACAGAATCGCAGGCCGCCGCCCTGGAGCTCGAGTGGGCCGCCAATCCCCGCTGGGAAGGTGTGACCCGGGATTACTCAGCTTCCGACGTCGTCCGTCTCCGCGGCCGCGTCTCCGAAGAGCACACGCTGGCCCGCCGCGGCGCGGAGAAGCTGTGGAAGCAGCTCACCGAAGAGCACAGCACCGGCGGGTACACCAACGCCCTGGGTGCCCTGACCGGGAACCAGGCCGTGCAGCAGGTCAAGGCAGGCCTGCGTGCCATCTACCTTTCGGCGCTGGCAGGTGGCTGCGGACGCCAACAACTCCGGCCACACCTACCCGGACCAGTCCCTCTACCCGGCCAACTCCGTCCCCACTGTGGTCCGCCGGATCAACAACGCCCTGCTCCGGGCGGACCAGATCGAGTTCTCCGAGGGCGTCCAAACCGTTGAGGACTGGATGGTCCCGATCGTCGCCGACGCCGAAGCCGGTTTCGGCGGGCCGCTGAACGCCTACGAGCTCATGAAATCCATGATCCAGGCCGGCGCCTCAGGCGTGCACTGGGAGGACCAGCTCGCCTCGGAGAAGAAGTGCGGGCACCTCGGCGGGAAGGTCCTGATCCCCACGCAGCAGCACGTCCGCACCCTGAACGCCGCCCGGCTCGCCGCGGACGTCGCCGGCACCCCGTCGGTGGTCATCGCCCGTACCGACGCCGAAGCAGCCACCCTGATCACCTCCGATGTGGACGAACGCGACCAGGAATTCATCACAGGTGAACGCACCGCCGAGGGCTTCTACAAGGTCCGCAACGGCATCGAACCCTGCATCGCCCGCGCCAAAGCCTACGCCCCCTACTCGGACCTGATCTGGATGGAAACCGGCACCCCGGACCTCGAACTGGCCCGTAAGTTCGCTGAAGCCGTCAAGGCCGACTTCCCGGACCAGATGCTCTCCTACAACTGCTCGCCCTCGTTCAACTGGCGCAAGCACCTGGATGACGCCACCATCGCGAAGTTCCAGCGCGAACTCGGTGCCATGGGCTTCACGTTCCAGTTCATCACCCTGGCCGGCTTCCACGCCCTGAACTACTCGATGTTCGACCTCGCCCACGGCTACGCCCGGGAAGGCATGAGCGCCTACGTCGAACTCCAGGAAAAGGAATTCGCCTCAGAATCCCGCGGCTACACCGCCACCAAGCACCAGCGCGAAGTCGGCACCGGTTACTTCGACACCATCTCCACCGCGCTCAACCCGAACGCCTCCACGCTCGCCTTGGTGGGATCCACCGAAGAAGGCCAGTTCCACTAACGCTTAGCGTTCGACGGCGGTTGTCGCCTCCGGCTTTCGGACCGGCATCGCTCGGCCTGCTATTCCCCCCGTCCCGGTTTCGACCTCGCTGAGCGAGGACGGACCGGGACGCGGGGCCCCTTTTACGCAGGCTGCCGCGACACCGGCTCCTCGGCCTCGTGCCTATGTCACCCAAGTGCCGCCAGCCGCCGTCGAACTTCCCTTTTTGCCTTTAAGGAGACTTGAAATGAACAGCTTCACCGACAGCTTCACTATCAATGGCATTACCCTCACCGCCCAGCCGGTTTGCCGGCAGGACGAGGTTCTTACTCCGGATGCTCTGGCGTTCGTGGCTAAACTGCACCGGGCCACGGCTGAGCGTCGGCAGGAACTGCTGCAGGCCCGACGTGCACGGCGGGCCGAGATCGCCGCGGGCGCTGATCCCCGGTTCCTGCGGGAAACCGAGCACATCCGCAACGACCCGTCCTGGCGCGTCGCTCCCCCAGCCCCGGGCTTGGAGGACCGCCGCGTCGAAATCACCGGACCCGTGGACAAAAAGATGACCATCAACGCCCTGAACTCCGGCGCCAAGGTCTGGCTCGCGGACATGGAAGACTCCTCCACCCCCACCTGGCGCAACGTCATCAAGGGCCAGCTGAACCTCACCGACGCCCTCGAACGCCGGATCGACTTCACCACCGAAGAGGGCAAGGAATACAAACTCCGCCCCGCCGCGGACCTGCCCACCATCGTGGTCCGCCCCCGCGGCTGGCACCTGCCCGAAAAACACATGCTCATCGACGGCACCCCGATCGCCGGCGGGATCGTGGACTTCGGCCTGTTCTTCTTCCACAACGCCCGCCGCCTCCTGGCCCAGGGCAAGGGCCCGTACTTCTACCTGCCCAAGATCGAGAACCACCTGGAAGCCCGGCTCTGGAACGACATCTTCATCCTCGCCCAGGACCTCCTGAACATCCCGCAGGGCACCATCCGCGCCACCGTGCTGATTGAAACCATCACCGCAGCCTTCGAAATGGAGGAAATCCTCTACGAACTGCGCGACCACGCCTCCGGCCTGAACGCCGGCCGCTGGGACTACATCTTCTCCCTGATCAAGAACTTCCGCACCCGAGGCCCCCGCTTCGTCCTCCCGGACCGGGCCCAGGTGACCATGACCGCCCCCTTCATGCGCGCCTACACCGAACAACTCGTCCGGGCCTGCCACAAGCGCGGCGCCATGGCCATCGGCGGCATGGCAGCAGCTGTTCCCAACCGCAAAGACCCCGAAGCCAACACCAACGCCCTCGAAAAGGTCCGCGCCGACAAAACCCGCGAAGCCAACGACGGGTTTGACGGCTCCTGGGTGGCCCACCCCGACCTGGTGCCGGTGTGCCGCGACGTCTTCGACGGCGTTTTAGGCGCCAAGCCCAACCAGCTGCACAAGCTCCGCGAGGACGTCACCCCGGACGACCGCGCCCTGATCAACATCGCCTCACTCCACGGCACCATCACCGAACAGGGCATCCGGAACAACATCGAAGTCGGCATCCGCTACATCGAATCCTGGCTGCGCGGCAACGGTGCCGTCGCCATCCACAACCTCATGGAAGACGCCGCCACCGCCGAGATCTCCCGGTCCCAGCTGTGGCAGTGGATCTACGCCCGGGCGATTACCGACCACGGCGAAATCATCACCCACCACTGGATCGATGAACTGCTCGACGAGGAATTCGCACGGCTGGAACGCTTCGACGGCGACCGCTTCGAAGACGCCCGCGACATCTTCGAAGAAGTCACCCTCGCCCAGGACTTCCCGTCCTTCCTCACCCTGCCCGCCTACGCCCGCTACCTCACGGAAGCCCGGGAACGGGCATCGGTGGAGGAGCTGGCCGCGGCGTAGCCAGCAGAACGACACCAGAACTTCCGTCCGCCGGGCCGGCACGCCCTCCGCAACAGGCACCTCCGAAATCCGGAGGGCCGGCCCGGCGACGGAGCACCCCTCGAACGCTCTCTCACTTGATGCAGAAAAACCCGGGGCGCTCTCTCACTTCCTTCAAGAAAGTGAGAGAGCGTCCTTGTATTTGCTGCATTATCTGAGAGAGCGTTGGCGTGCCGGCAAAGCGAACGACGACGGCGGGCTGGGCTCGCGCTTTACCGCCCCTTGGGCACCCGCCGCAAAGAGAGGGTGGCGGCAAGGAAGAACGTCAGCACCGACGCCAGGATAACGAGCAGTGCAGGCGTCCAGGATCCTGAAACGACGTGCACGTATCCCACCAGCGGAGGTGCAACCGCGCCGAAGCAGTAGCCAAGCCCCTGGACGGTGGCGGACATCCGGCCCGCGGAAACCTGGTCCCGCGCCAGCTTGATAATGGCGATGAAGATCAGCGTGATGCCGCCGCCTTGGGCGACGCCGCCAAAGATTGACCACAGCCACCAGAGTTCCGGTGCCAGCAGGAGACCGGCCGGCACGGCAGTCCACAACAAGCCCAGGGTGACGGCCACCGCCGTCGTCTT
Encoded proteins:
- the aceB gene encoding malate synthase A, whose product is MNSFTDSFTINGITLTAQPVCRQDEVLTPDALAFVAKLHRATAERRQELLQARRARRAEIAAGADPRFLRETEHIRNDPSWRVAPPAPGLEDRRVEITGPVDKKMTINALNSGAKVWLADMEDSSTPTWRNVIKGQLNLTDALERRIDFTTEEGKEYKLRPAADLPTIVVRPRGWHLPEKHMLIDGTPIAGGIVDFGLFFFHNARRLLAQGKGPYFYLPKIENHLEARLWNDIFILAQDLLNIPQGTIRATVLIETITAAFEMEEILYELRDHASGLNAGRWDYIFSLIKNFRTRGPRFVLPDRAQVTMTAPFMRAYTEQLVRACHKRGAMAIGGMAAAVPNRKDPEANTNALEKVRADKTREANDGFDGSWVAHPDLVPVCRDVFDGVLGAKPNQLHKLREDVTPDDRALINIASLHGTITEQGIRNNIEVGIRYIESWLRGNGAVAIHNLMEDAATAEISRSQLWQWIYARAITDHGEIITHHWIDELLDEEFARLERFDGDRFEDARDIFEEVTLAQDFPSFLTLPAYARYLTEARERASVEELAAA